From the genome of Labrus bergylta chromosome 12, fLabBer1.1, whole genome shotgun sequence, one region includes:
- the LOC109981538 gene encoding keratin, type II cytoskeletal cochleal, with the protein MNKSVTSYTVTSRGVGGGGGGGGGGSFRKSNSSQSLSSAMMGGGGRMSSSRFSVSGGNFGGSRSGSSMFSMKSGGGGGGFSYGGGGFSYLGGGGGGGGGGGGGGGGFGGGAGGFGGGFGGGMGAGGGGGFCAPITNVQVNQSLLSPLNLEIDPNISKVRSNEKEQIKTLNNRFASFIDKVRFLEQQNKMLETKWSLLQEQTTTRSNIDAMFEAYIANLRRQLDGLGNEKVKLESELRNMQGLVEDFKTKYEDEINKRAAVENDFVLLKKDVDAAYMNKVELEAKVDSLQDEINFLRAVFEAELNELQGQIKDTSVVVEMNNSRTLDMDAIVADVKAQYDDIAKRNRAEAESWYQQKFQEMQSSAGAAGDDLRNTKSEIAELTRMISRLQNEIESVKGQRANLEAQIAEAEERGELAVKDAKARIGDLEEALQRAKQDMARQVREYQELMNVKLALDIEIATYRKLLEGEEDRIATGGGSATIHVQTSSSSSGGGGGGGGMGGGYGGGGGYGGGGGMGGGYGGGGMGGGYGGGGMGGGFSSSGGFSSGGGGFSSGGGGGMSSSSVQRTSSSRQSSRY; encoded by the exons ATGAATAAGTCTGTGACGAGTTACACCGTGACCTCCAGAGgcgttggtggtggtggtggaggtggaggtggaggtagCTTCCGTAAGTCAAATAGCTCACAATCTCTCAGTTCTGCCATGATGGGAGGCGGTGGTAGGATGAGCAGCTCAAGGTTTAGTGTTAGTGGTGGGAATTTCGGAGGTAGTAGGTCGGGCAGCTCAATGTTTAGTATGAaaagtggtggtggtggtggtggtttcAGTTATGGTGGTGGTGGTTTCAGTTAtcttggtggtggtggtggtggtggtggtggcggtGGTGGTGGCGGTGGTGGTTTCggtggtggtgctggtggtTTCGGAGGTGGTTTCGGAGGTGGTATGGGTGCTGGCGGCGGCGGAGGTTTTTGTGCGCCAATCACAAACGTCCAAGTCAACCAGAGCCTGTTGTCCCCTCTGAACCTTGAGATCGACCCCAACATCTCGAAGGTCCGAAGCAATGAGAAAGAGCAGATCAAGACCCTCAACAACCGCTTCGCCAGCTTCATTGACAAG GTGCGCTTCCTGGAGCAGCAGAACAAAATGCTGGAAACCAAGTGGAGCCTGTTGCAGGAACAGACCACCACCCGCTCCAACATTGACGCCATGTTCGAGGCTTACATTGCAAACCTGCGCAGACAGCTCGACGGTCTCGGCAATGAGAAGGTCAAGCTGGAGTCAGAGCTGAGGAACATGCAGGGACTGGTAGAGGACTTTAAGACCAA ATATGAAGATGAAATCAACAAGCGTGCAGCTGTAGAGAATGACTTTGTGCTCCTCAAGAAG GATGTCGATGCGGCCTACATGAACAAGGTTGAGCTAGAAGCCAAGGTCGATTCCCTTCAGGATGAAATCAACTTCCTCAGAGCTGTCTTTGAGGCG GAACTGAATGAGCTCCAGGGACAGATCAAGGACACTTCAGTCGTTGTGGAGATGAACAACAGCCGTACCCTGGACATGGATGCCATTGTGGCTGATGTCAAGGCTCAGTATGACGACATCGCCAAACGCAACCGTGCTGAGGCAGAGAGTTGGTACCAACAAAAG TTCCAGGAGATGCAGTCCTCCGCAGGCGCAGCAGGAGATGACCTTCGCAACACCAAGAGTGAGATTGCTGAGCTCACACGCATGATTAGCCGTCTCCAGAATGAGATTGAGTCAGTGAAAGGACAG CGAGCCAACCTTGAGGCCCAGATTGCTGAGGCCGAGGAGCGTGGAGAGTTGGCAGTCAAGGACGCCAAGGCCCGCATCGGGGACCTTGAGGAGGCCCTGCAAAGAGCAAAACAGGACATGGCCCGCCAGGTCCGTGAGTACCAGGAGCTCATGAACGTCAAGCTGGCTCTGGACATTGAGATCGCCACCTACAGGAAGCTgctggagggagaggaggacag GATTGCCACTGGTGGTGGAAGTGCAACCATCCACGTCCAGACATCATCCTCCAGTTCTG GTGGTGGTGGCGGAGGCGGCGGCATGGGCGGCGGCtatggcggcggcggcggctaTGGCGGCGGCGGCGGAATGGGCGGCGGCTATGGCGGCGGCGGAATGGGCGGCGGCTATGGCGGCGGCGGAATGGGCGGCGGCttcagcagcagcggcggcttcagcagcggcggcggcggcttcagcagcggcggcggcggcggaaTGAGCAGCAGCTCGGTGCAACGGACGTCCAGCTCAAGGCAGTCATCTCGTTACTAA
- the krt8 gene encoding keratin, type II cytoskeletal 8, whose amino-acid sequence MSSYRTSSSYSVKSVPMQRNYSSSSYAGPSSVNSRRSFAVKSSYGGTNRGFGGGGLISSSTSYGLGSSMSSAGMGMGGGMGFNAGGMGYGQAGQAPITAVTVNKSLLAPLNLEIDPNIQVVRTQEKEQIKTLNNRFASFIDKVRFLEQQNKMLETKWNLLQGQTTTRSNIDAMFEAYITNLRRQLDSLGNDKMKLEADLHNMQGLVEDFKNKYEDEINKRTECENDFVLIKKDVDEAYMNKVELEARLESLTDEINFLRSIYEEELRELQGQIKDTSVIVEMDNSRGLDMDAIVAEVKAQYEDIANRSRAEAETWYKTKYDEMQTSASRYGDDLRSTKTEIADLNRMIQRLTSEIDAVKGQRANLEAQIAEAEERGEMAVKDAKGRIRDLEDALQRAKQDMARQIREYQDLMNVKLALDIEIATYRKLLEGEEDRLLTGIKAINISQQSTSYGGFPTDSMKSSYSSNYSSGYGSGGYGGSGGYGGGSAYSSSGGYGSSSMGGFSGGSGSGGYSTTSTQSKKNVVIKMIETRDGKVVSESSEVIED is encoded by the exons ATGTCAAGTTATAGGACCAGCTCCTCTTACAGTGTGAAGTCTGTTCCAATGCAGAGAAACTACAGCAGCAGCTCCTATGCTGGACCAAGCAGTGTCAACTCCCGCAGGAGCTTCGCTGTCAAGAGTAGCTATGGAGGAACAAACAGAGGGTTTGGAGGTGGTGGTCTCATCTCCAGCAGCACTTCCTATGGCCTCGGCTCAAGCATGAGTAGTGCAGGCATGGGTATGGGTGGTGGTATGGGCTTTAATGCTGGTGGTATGGGCTATGGTCAGGCTGGTCAGGCCCCCATCACTGCTGTGACCGTGAACAAGAGCCTTCTGGCCCCCCTGAACCTTGAGATTGACCCCAACATCCAGGTGGTCCGCACCCAGGAGAAGGAGCAGATCAAGACCCTCAACAACCGCTTTGCCTCCTTCATTGACAAG GTCCGCTTCCTGGAGCAGCAGAACAAAATGCTGGAGACCAAGTGGAACCTGCTGCAGGGACAGACCACCACCCGCTCCAACATTGACGCCATGTTCGAGGCCTACATCACCAACCTGCGCAGACAGCTGGACAGCCTGGGAAACGATAAGATGAAGCTGGAGGCCGACCTGCACAACATGCAGGGCCTGGTGGAGGACTTCAAGAACAA gTATGAAGATGAGATTAACAAGCGCACCGAGTGTGAGAACGACTTTGTCCTCATCAAGAAG GATGTCGATGAGGCCTACATGAATAAGGTCGAGCTGGAGGCCAGGCTGGAGAGCCTGACAGATGAGATCAACTTCCTCAGGTCGATCTACGAGGAG GAACTGCGTGAGCTCCAGGGACAGATCAAGGACACTTCAGTCATCGTGGAGATGGACAACAGCCGTGGCCTGGACATGGACGCCATTGTGGCTGAAGTCAAGGCTCAGTATGAGGACATCGCCAACCGCAGCCGTGCTGAGGCAGAGACGTGGTACAAGACCAAG TATGATGAGATGCAGACATCCGCCAGCAGATACGGAGATGACCTGAGGAGTACCAAAACAGAGATCGCTGACCTGAACCGTATGATCCAGAGACTGACATCAGAGATCGATGCCGTCAAAGGACAg CGTGCCAACCTGGAGGCCCAGATCGCCGAGGCTGAAGAGCGTGGTGAGATGGCAGTTAAGGACGCCAAAGGTCGCATCAGGGACCTTGAAGACGCCCTGCAGAGAGCCAAACAGGACATGGCCCGCCAGATCAGAGAGTACCAGGACCTAATGAACGTCAAGCTGGCTCTGGATATCGAGATCGCCACATATAGGAAGCTgctggagggagaggaggacaggCTGTTAACCGGCATCAAGGCGATCAACATCTCCCAACAGAGCA CAAGCTACGGCGGTTTCCCCACGGATAGCATGAAGAGCAGCTACTCAAGCAACTACTCCAGCGGATACGGCAGCGGCGGATACGGCGGCAGCGGCGGATACGGCGGTGGCAGCGCATACAGCAGTAGCGGCGGAtatggcagcagcagcatgggGGGCTTCAGCGGCGGCAGCGGCTCCGGCGGTTACAGCACCACCAGCACCCAGAGCAAGAAGAACGTTGTTATCAAGATGATCGAGACCAGGGACGGAAAGGTGGTTTCTGAGTCCTCTGAAGTCATTGAGGATTGA